ACGTCCCTGGCCTATCGGGGCATTGCACTCGCCACGGTTGCGGCCACGTGCGCGGGCAGCCTCGTCAACCTCTGGCATCTCAAGGCTCTGACCCCCGGCAGGAAACGGTTTTCCCTTTCCGTCGTGGGCAAGCTCATCTCCATAGGGTGGCCATCCGGTCTCCTGCAGATACTGTGGCAGCTCAGCTCCATGGCGATTTACCTTATCCTGAGTGCCTTACCCGAGCACCGGGTCGAGATCCTCGCAGCCCTCGCCTCCGGCCTCAGGGTGGAATCAGCCATTTTCCTTCCTGCCTTCGCCTTTAATATGGCCAATGCGGTGATCGTGGGAAACCTTATCGGAAGCGTAAGAAGGGGCGACGCCTACAAGGGCGGGATGGTAACTGCGGTCATGGGGGTGTGTGCCGTCTCGATCCTCACACTGGCGGTCATTCTGAACGCCCGGTGGATCATGTCTTTCCTTTCCGACAACCCTCTTGTCGTCGCGGAGAGTGTGAAGTATATCTACGTCAGCATGTTGAGCGAGCCCTTTATGGCATGGGGGATCATTTTGGGCGGCGGTTTGAACGGGGCGGGAGACACGCGGGGAGTCATGGTGATCGTGGCCCTCTCCATTTGGCTCGTGCGGATCCCGCTGTGCTACATTTTCGTGGTGGGCCTCGGATTCGGCGCCCTTTCGGTCTGGTGGTCGATGAACATCTCACAACTCGTGATGGCGCTGCTCATGACGAGGAGGTATATGGCGGGAAAATGGCTGGAGCGAGCCCTCACGATGGAGCCCTCGCGCTCCCCCTAGAAATTCTTCTGAAGCCTTATCCTCCAGCCGTCGTCATGGGCGCCCCAGGGGCTGT
The DNA window shown above is from Syntrophorhabdaceae bacterium and carries:
- a CDS encoding MATE family efflux transporter, whose translation is MRGLDRLFANKEIKSFASESWAQCWPMTLIMFFDFLIGITDIYVAGTIGKEIQATYGLVIQLYFVFIIIGNALTVGTVAVTSQLFSSGRREELAQAVHSTVVSAVFAGLIFGLAGVFLTPALIGILNIPEELKPTAIRLARLYAAGLPFTYILINSNGILRACKQVKTSLGTMALVCLLNLGLIFFFVFHTSLAYRGIALATVAATCAGSLVNLWHLKALTPGRKRFSLSVVGKLISIGWPSGLLQILWQLSSMAIYLILSALPEHRVEILAALASGLRVESAIFLPAFAFNMANAVIVGNLIGSVRRGDAYKGGMVTAVMGVCAVSILTLAVILNARWIMSFLSDNPLVVAESVKYIYVSMLSEPFMAWGIILGGGLNGAGDTRGVMVIVALSIWLVRIPLCYIFVVGLGFGALSVWWSMNISQLVMALLMTRRYMAGKWLERALTMEPSRSP